A window of Synergistaceae bacterium contains these coding sequences:
- a CDS encoding ABC transporter substrate-binding protein yields MRRVLNIRVLVVAAAFMVFFSVASCAAVPTGEPIKIGYLAILTGDGSTWGQHEKEGAQLAVKEFNEAGGVLGRPLELICYDVRGRQEDAINAARRLIYEDKVCVIGGTNYSGLNLATASVVENGKVAQIGTSATNPTVTVDPETNKVRPFAFRLSYTDPYQGKVMADYFFNKLNIKSAAVITDVGSDYSEGLKEFFVERYEELGGDLKGIWGFRSGDVDFRALLTEMKASGAEGVALPLLYKEMGLIMKQAAELDWTPAFIGGDGFSPSMQEIAGEAMEGSYWVYNMDLLNPQMTLLFSRFEKEYGRPVTEPSNVAYAYDLITWVADAIRRAGTDDPVAVRDALEDTQDLRLVHFTLTVDEETHNPLNKPAAMMVWKDGKLNFLEMWAPQDNF; encoded by the coding sequence ATGAGAAGAGTGCTGAACATTAGGGTTTTGGTGGTTGCCGCTGCATTTATGGTCTTCTTTTCCGTTGCGTCCTGCGCCGCTGTGCCGACCGGGGAGCCGATAAAGATCGGCTACCTGGCCATACTGACCGGGGACGGCTCCACGTGGGGGCAGCATGAGAAGGAGGGTGCGCAACTCGCGGTCAAGGAGTTCAACGAGGCGGGCGGGGTGCTGGGTCGCCCGCTGGAGCTCATCTGCTACGACGTGAGGGGACGGCAGGAGGACGCTATAAATGCCGCACGCAGGCTCATCTACGAGGACAAGGTCTGCGTCATCGGGGGGACGAACTACAGCGGTCTGAACCTTGCCACCGCCTCCGTGGTCGAGAACGGCAAGGTGGCCCAGATCGGGACCTCCGCGACCAACCCGACGGTCACAGTGGACCCGGAGACGAACAAAGTGCGCCCCTTTGCCTTCCGCCTCAGCTACACCGACCCCTACCAGGGCAAGGTCATGGCCGACTACTTTTTCAACAAGTTGAACATCAAGTCGGCAGCGGTCATCACCGACGTGGGGAGCGACTACTCCGAGGGGCTCAAGGAGTTCTTCGTTGAACGCTACGAGGAGTTGGGCGGCGATCTTAAGGGCATCTGGGGATTCCGCAGCGGGGATGTCGACTTCCGCGCGCTGCTGACCGAGATGAAGGCCTCCGGGGCTGAGGGGGTCGCACTACCTCTTCTGTACAAGGAGATGGGGCTCATCATGAAGCAGGCCGCCGAGCTCGACTGGACTCCCGCCTTCATCGGCGGGGACGGCTTCAGCCCGAGCATGCAGGAGATAGCGGGAGAGGCGATGGAGGGCAGCTACTGGGTCTACAACATGGACCTGCTCAACCCGCAGATGACCCTGCTGTTTTCACGCTTCGAGAAGGAGTACGGCAGGCCCGTGACCGAACCGAGCAACGTCGCCTACGCCTACGACCTGATAACCTGGGTGGCCGACGCCATCAGGAGGGCCGGCACGGACGACCCGGTCGCTGTCAGGGACGCGCTGGAGGACACGCAGGATCTGCGCCTGGTCCATTTCACCCTCACCGTGGACGAGGAGACGCACAACCCTCTGAACAAGCCGGCGGCCATGATGGTATGGAAGGACGGCAAGCTGAACTTCCTGGAGATGTGGGCGCCTCAGGACAACTTCTAG
- a CDS encoding FAD-dependent oxidoreductase, whose amino-acid sequence MSGRVIVVGAGGAGLTAAIAARKGGAEVLLLCKTSCESANCTAYSGGLFSLASGEVKPDDHYERITRTGRFVNDKEMVRVLADESERSLRTLRDWGVTLDIGSGRASARDTAPSEIMGGGGMVRELASIARDEGVNVLEYHAAVRLLTGERGVEGVEAVDWRSGRVVSLRGSAVVLATGGGGAIFERTDNPARMTGDGYALALEAGLDLVDMEYVQFYPMGWDQPGYPMWMVGLNMVDYIPLTDEDGREFLREAFPSWGVSSGREANLFARDRAAVLLAGHVQSGRKALLHLEELSEEDLNDPDVRVAVMFDLPPEKRAAPVQVSPLQHYFCGGIPVDCDGRSAIPGLYACGEVTAGVDGASRMGGNALTNIVVFGLRAGRAAAEEAGPATGTLCSDISSPESLCSFRDGTLPIESRRALRRIVQRGLSPCRDGEGIRRCIAEMDKWSESAGRLRLSSSMGRLHALEMRGLELTAGAVAKAALAREESRGVHFRADFPEEREEWKRRIRVSLCDGKVVAKA is encoded by the coding sequence ATGAGCGGAAGGGTGATAGTGGTCGGCGCCGGGGGCGCCGGTCTGACAGCGGCGATAGCGGCGCGAAAAGGTGGCGCGGAGGTGCTTCTCCTGTGCAAGACCTCCTGCGAGAGCGCAAACTGCACCGCCTACTCGGGTGGACTCTTCTCCCTCGCGTCCGGCGAGGTGAAACCGGATGACCACTACGAGCGAATCACGCGGACGGGGCGTTTCGTCAACGACAAGGAGATGGTCAGGGTCCTGGCCGACGAGTCCGAGAGGTCCCTGCGTACACTGCGTGATTGGGGGGTGACATTGGATATCGGCTCGGGAAGGGCGTCGGCGCGGGACACCGCCCCGTCGGAGATAATGGGCGGCGGCGGGATGGTGCGTGAGCTGGCCTCGATCGCGCGCGATGAAGGGGTGAATGTCCTCGAGTACCATGCCGCTGTTCGCCTCCTCACAGGGGAGAGGGGTGTGGAGGGAGTTGAGGCGGTCGACTGGAGGAGCGGGCGAGTCGTCTCCCTGCGGGGGTCCGCGGTGGTGCTGGCCACGGGCGGTGGAGGCGCGATCTTCGAGCGTACCGACAATCCGGCCCGTATGACGGGCGACGGTTACGCACTGGCACTTGAGGCCGGGCTCGACCTCGTCGACATGGAGTATGTCCAGTTCTACCCGATGGGATGGGATCAACCGGGGTATCCTATGTGGATGGTGGGGCTGAACATGGTCGACTACATACCCCTGACCGACGAGGACGGCAGGGAGTTCTTGAGGGAGGCCTTCCCGTCTTGGGGGGTGTCCTCGGGGAGGGAGGCGAACCTGTTCGCGCGCGACAGGGCCGCGGTTCTGCTTGCGGGGCACGTGCAGAGCGGGCGCAAGGCGCTTCTCCACTTGGAGGAACTGAGCGAGGAGGACCTGAACGACCCCGATGTCAGGGTCGCGGTCATGTTCGACCTTCCGCCGGAGAAGCGTGCCGCTCCAGTCCAGGTAAGCCCGCTGCAGCACTACTTCTGCGGAGGAATACCCGTTGACTGCGACGGAAGGAGCGCCATCCCCGGTCTGTACGCCTGCGGGGAGGTCACGGCGGGCGTGGACGGCGCGAGCCGCATGGGGGGAAACGCCCTGACGAACATCGTCGTGTTCGGGCTTCGCGCTGGCAGGGCCGCCGCAGAAGAGGCCGGGCCCGCCACCGGAACCCTTTGCTCCGACATTTCTTCCCCGGAATCGCTTTGCTCGTTCCGGGACGGCACCCTACCGATCGAATCGAGGCGGGCGCTCCGGCGCATCGTCCAGAGGGGGCTTTCCCCGTGCAGGGACGGAGAGGGGATCAGGAGATGCATCGCGGAGATGGATAAGTGGAGCGAGTCGGCCGGAAGGTTGCGTCTGTCCTCCTCCATGGGCAGGCTGCACGCGCTTGAGATGAGGGGTCTCGAGCTGACCGCAGGGGCTGTGGCGAAGGCCGCCCTGGCCAGGGAGGAGAGCCGGGGGGTTCACTTTCGAGCCGATTTCCCTGAGGAGAGGGAGGAATGGAAGAGGCGAATCAGGGTCTCGCTTTGCGACGGCAAAGTAGTTGCCAAGGCATAA